The DNA region CTGCACGAGATCGTCTTCGAGCGCCCGGGCGTGGAGACGGTGGAGACCCGCGCGCTCGCCGCGCTGCGCGCGCTGGAGCGCGAGGCGGCCTCCGACCGGGGCGCGAGGCTTCTCATCCGCGCGGGAAGCGCCATATATGAATGGCTCGAGGCCGACCCGATCGGCTGGAGGAAGGCCGCCAGGCACCGCTTCGGCGACCGGATCGAGCTGAAGCGCGAGGAGGGGTTCGGCCCCCGCGCCTTCGACGTGAAACCCCACCGGGACTGAAAACGAATTGACCGAGACGACCAAGACGACCGCGCCGAAATGCCCGTCCTGCAACGCGCCGGCTGTGCGTGAATTCCGCCCGTTCTGCTCGAAGCGCTGCGCCGACGCCGATCTCGGGCGCTGGTTCTCCGGCGCCTATGCCATCCCCGGCCAG from Marinicauda algicola includes:
- a CDS encoding DNA gyrase inhibitor YacG, which translates into the protein MTETTKTTAPKCPSCNAPAVREFRPFCSKRCADADLGRWFSGAYAIPGQPVPREALPPREGEDDETGR